ATCCGCCGCAACGCGTCTTCGATGCGAAGGGTTTCTTCGAGATACACCGCCGGCTGGATGAATTCCGCCACGGCCTGTTCCGGCTTGAGATCGGCGCGGTAAATCAGCTCGTCCAAATCCACCAGTCCGACGATGCGGCGCTGCGTGTCGCGCAGGTCCCAGACCGGGAAACGCGTGCGTTTGCGTTCGCGGCACAACGTGAAGAACTCGCCGATGGTCGTCCGGGCCGTGACGGTGACCGCGACGGCAATCGGCGTCGTCACCGCCTGCAACGTCAGGGTTTGGAGGTCGAGCACGCGGTTGATCATGGCGCGCTCCTCGCTGGTGAAATCTTGGGCGCTGTCCTGCATCACCTGCCGGAATTCCTCCCGGTTGCCGAACAACTGGCCGCGGAAAACCTTGCCGCCGCGCCAGCGCAGCAACAGGGCGGAGCCCCATTCCACCAGCGCCACCAACGGCCGCAGCGCCAGGTGCAGGAAGCGGAAAGGCCGGGCCAGCGCGAGACACAGGCGGTTGGGCATGGCGCGGAACAGCATCTTGGGCAGCAAATCGAGCAGCGCGTAAAAGAGAAACACCGCACCGAGAAACGCCGCCCCAAAGGCCACGCGATTCTCCGGCAGCGCGGCGTGCAGCCGGGCGAACAACGTGCCCAGCAAAAAGAAGTTCACCACCGTGTTGCCCACGAA
The window above is part of the Verrucomicrobiia bacterium genome. Proteins encoded here:
- a CDS encoding CNNM domain-containing protein gives rise to the protein MHDELINWLLLLISALLSFMLSGMEAGVFALSRLRIRQQARAGQASARLLQQWLENPENFLWTIFVGNTVVNFFLLGTLFARLHAALPENRVAFGAAFLGAVFLFYALLDLLPKMLFRAMPNRLCLALARPFRFLHLALRPLVALVEWGSALLLRWRGGKVFRGQLFGNREEFRQVMQDSAQDFTSEERAMINRVLDLQTLTLQAVTTPIAVAVTVTARTTIGEFFTLCRERKRTRFPVWDLRDTQRRIVGLVDLDELIYRADLKPEQAVAEFIQPAVYLEETLRIEDALRRMRRAGQMLAIVMRDNREVGIVSMQDIMSMVFGEVRL